In one Dunckerocampus dactyliophorus isolate RoL2022-P2 chromosome 9, RoL_Ddac_1.1, whole genome shotgun sequence genomic region, the following are encoded:
- the LOC129187910 gene encoding trichohyalin-like isoform X3 gives MDSELLIGWQQERVELHQEVRLLQEELAESRAEREELASRNRALSERLELSMATSLAPQHEEEEHRTWRRQAREAREREARQALLVHRLQNKVLEYRDRCQSLDLQLKAQTTKQVSKQSGNEDKCESLESALITLEEEQQRSTFLTETNSFLRLRLSRSEQANEVLREDVRKLTCNLTRALEEAERRACDWQRERECASGHMAQQQALLLRVWRSVMALRQHCRTVRTAADSCDSTSLSLIKLSPLPPPPADLLTSSPSLTSEQLHPPPLAPHPLTSSTSTLGTFTVGELEVEPEDRMLEQRGREASLEVVARAVVKLSRVLNSSALPHSVPGQDTSTLLSILSDAESALQWRHQEAQRAELAVRRLSEDNTLLQLRLKQLEEDNQHLHKSAQSTPMARELSRKQEADPHKSHVALRLEVEQQREAAELQKRQEVLLQGEVELRSKEEKVQRKEAELQKRQEVLLQGEVERHSKEEKVQRKEAELQKREEILCRGEVELGDKEEAFQRREADLRKREEGLCQGQEELGSKEEVVRRKEAELQKKDEVLFQGQVELGCKEEEVRRKEAELHKREGILCQGEVELGCKEEMVCRKEAELQKREEVLFQGQVELGCKEEEVESKEAVLQKREEVLCRQEVELRSQKQQVESKEAELQKNKKELHQGELELGSKEKEVQRKGVELQKMEDKLHKEEEEVKSKEMALQRMREVLNKGQGELRSREKNMECREEELHEREVTLQRKEEEVHKGEVDVRQRLDAELLEKEAIIKDLKGMAESHQRARMRAEEEAADVRDALMKRSSQHASVLEELKQAQEQLQLAAKDMDRMECLHEEQQRESRRLQEMQDVLQRQEEHQEEQAQQLKSRLVSLLEQLQRANEERTHLSAHVHTLQQAKEALSGEVQCLREELHQRETAARRIEELEKRQRKGKELDVAPKEKDGERKQLEEQPQILHSGVEIEELEEEVTRWRAQAELSAKEAAQLSCMLEEREMEIRHLRTTLKEKQQDRMREMERKSDQERRRLEERCEEIQKEEEKRRHEPVFDRDVHAAQEESVLREKEARQGSQQTQEREMQKAQDKLLRAEELVKALREDLRREEWRRKEVQEELKGAQHMVEVMELNLKALENQESHEEGERLRSALEEERKTSRDRGVTVELLEAKLRDLEEDLRQALRDRKREAGERWKTEEQWKTEEEKRDEEKQRKMEVEKREEEKQRKMEEEKRGEEKQRKMEVEKRDEEKQRKMEVEKRGEEKQRKMEEEKQRKMEEEKRDEEKQRKMEEEKRDEEKQRKMEEEKRDEEKQRKMEEEKRDEEKQRKMEEEKRDEEKQRKMEEEKRGEEKQRKMEEEKQRKMEEKKRDEEKQRKMEEEKRDEEKQRKMEEEKRDEEKQRKMEEEKRDEEKQRKILQLDVQTLWDEVQSETWDENDQLRTSMSIEEDMRRRHMQTDAEVPVITRRTDESRREKEDTHEASADRLLLQSCVAYLELKLDRAQKKSHHLRDQKRKLKTERDTLRQVSQLHVALAVDSQQRAMLQSCGKKRRSQELRQDLSDSLVAVTLCPIASVLQSETQRLDGSLRKEELRMSLGQS, from the exons ATGGACTCAGAGCTGCTGATTGGTTGGCAACAGGAGAGGGTGGAGCTACATCAGGAAGTGCGGCTGCTGCAGGAGGAGCTTGCAGAGAGTCGAGCAGAAAGGGAGGAGCTAGCGTCCAGGAACAGGGCCCTCAGTGAGCGG CTGGAGCTATCAATGGCCACCTCGCTCGCCCCCCAGCATGAGGAGGAGGAACACAGGACATGGAGGAGGCAGGCTCGGGAGGCCAGGGAGAGGGAGGCTCGTCAGGCTCTGCTCGTCCACCGGCTGCAGAACAAG GTGCTGGAGTACAGAGATCGGTGTCAAAGCTTGGACCTTCAACTCAAAGCACAGACCACCAAGCAGGTCTCTAAA caAAGTGGCAATGAGGACAAGTGTGAGTCTTTGGAAAGTGCCCTCATCACGCTTGAAGAGGAACAACAAAG GTCTACCTTCTTGACCGAGACCAATTCCTTTCTGCGGCTGCGCCTCAGCCGATCGGAGCAGGCCAACGAGGTCCTGAGAGAGGACGTGCGCAAGCTGACGTGCAATTTGACGAGAGCTCTGGAGGAGGCCGAGCGCCGAGCCTGTGATTGGCAGCGCGAGAGAGAG TGCGCGTCAGGTCACATGGCTCAGCAGCAGGCTCTGCTCTTGCGTGTGTGGAGGTCCGTGATGGCTCTCAGACAACACTGTCGCACTGTCAGAACTGCTGCCGACAG CTGTGACTCCACCTCCTTGAGCCTCATCAAACTGTCCCCCCTGCCTCCTCCGCCCGCAGACCTCCTGACCTCAAGCCCTTCTCTCACGTCTGAGCAGCTCCACCCACCTCCCCTGGCTCCCCACCCTctcacctcctccacctccaccctTGGTACCTTCACTGTTGGAGAGCTGGAGGTGGAGCCAGAGGACAG gatgTTGGAGCAGAGGGGGCGAGAGGCAAGCCTGGAGGTAGTGGCTCGAGCCGTCGTCAAGCTG TCTCGCGTGCTGAACAGCAGCGCCCTCCCACACTCCGTCCCCGGTCAGGACACATCCACCCTGCTGTCCATCCTGTCCGACGCTGAGAGCGCCCTGCAGTGGAGACACCAGGAAGCGCAG AGGGCGGAGCTTGCTGTGCGGCGGCTCAGTGAGGACAACACTTTGCTGCAGCTGCGACTGAAACAGCTGGAGGAAGACAACCAGCATCTTCACAAAAGTGCACAGAGCACTCCCATGGCGCGTGAACTGAGCAG AAAGCAGGAGGCAGACCCTCACAAGAGTCACGTGGCGCTGAGACTTGAAGTGGAGCAACAGAGAGAGGCGGCGGAGCTACAGAAGAGACAGGAGGTCCTCCTTCAAGGAGAGGTGGAGCTCCGCAGCAAGGAGGAAAAGGTTCAGAGAAAAGAGGCGGAGCTACAGAAGAGACAGGAGGTCCTCCTTCAAGGAGAAGTGGAGCGccacagcaaggaggaaaaGGTTCAGAGAAAAGAGGCGGAGCTACAGAAGAGGGAGGAAATCCTCTGTCGAGGAGAGGTGGAGCTTGGCGACAAGGAGGAAGCGTTTCAGAGAAGAGAGGCGGACCTACGAAAGAGGGAGGAAGGTCTCTGTCAAGGACAGGAGGAGCTtggcagcaaggaggaagtggtcCGCAGGAAGGAGGCGGAGCTGCAGAAGAAAGACGAGGTCCTCTTTCAAGGACAGGTGGAGCTTGGCTGCAAGGAGGAAGAGGTTCGCAGGAAGGAGGCGGAACTACATAAGAGGGAGGGAATCCTCTGTCAAGGAGAGGTGGAGCTTGGCTGCAAGGAGGAAATGGTCTGCAGAAAGGAGGCGGAGTTACAAAAGAGGGAGGAGGTCCTCTTTCAAGGACAGGTGGAGCTTGGCTGCAAGGAGGAAGAGGTCGAGAGCAAGGAGGCGGTGCTACAGAAGAGGGAGGAGGTCCTCTGCCGTCAAGAGGTGGAGCTTCGTAGCCAGAAGCAACAGGTGGAGAGCAAGGAGGCGGAGCTCCAGAAGAACAAGAAAGAGCTCCATCAAGGAGAGTTGGAGCTTGGCAGCAAGGAGAAAGAAGTCCAGAGAAAGGGGGTGGAGCTACAGAAGATGGAGGACAAGCTGCataaagaagaggaggaggtgaaAAGCAAGGAGATGGCGCTACAAAGGATGAGGGAGGTGCTGAATAAAGGACAGGGGGAGCTTAGGAGCAGGGAAAAGAATATGGAATGCAGGGAGGAGGAGCTTCATGAAAGAGAAGTGACGCTGCAGCGCAAGGAGGAGGAAGTACATAAAGGAGAGGTGGATGTACGCCAGAG GCTTGATGCCGAGCTGCTGGAGAAAGAAGCCATCATCAAAGATCTGAAG GGGATGGCAGAGAGCCATCAGCGGGCCAGGATGAGggcagaagaagaagcggcaGATGTCAGAGACGCCCTGATGAAG CGCTCCTCTCAGCACGCCTCTGTTTTGGAGGAGCTGAAGCAAGCGCAGGAGCAGCTACAGCTGGCAGCAAAGGATATGGACAGGATGGAGTGTCTGCACGAGGAGCAGCAGAGAGAGAGCAGGAGGCTGCAGGAGATGCAAGATGTTCTGCAAAGGCAGGAGGAGCATCAGGAAGAGCAGGCGCAGCAGCTGAA GTCCCGCTTGGTGTCTCTGCTGGAGCAGCTGCAACGAGCCAACGAGGAGCGAACTCACCTGagcgcacacgtgcacacactgcagcaggcCAAAGAAGCGCTCAGCG GTGAAGTGCAGTGTCTGAGGGAGGAGCTGCACCAGAGGGAGACAGCAGCTAGGAGGATAGAGGAGCTGGAGAAGAGGCAAAGAAAGGGGAAGGAGTTGGATGTGGCGCCGAAAGAAAAAGATGGAGAAAGGAAGCAACTGGAGGAGCAGCCACAGATTCTCCACTCTGGCGTTGAGATTGAGGAATTGGAGGAAGAAGTGACCCGTTGGAGGGCACAGGCTGAACTCAGTGCCAAGGAGGCTGCTCAGCTCTCCTGCATGCTGGAGGAGCGAGAGATGGAGATCCGGCACCTGAGAACCACACTGAAAGAAAAGCAGCAGGACAGAATGAGGGAGATGGAGAGGAAAAGTGACCAAGAGAGGAGACGCCTGGAAGAGCGATGTGAAGAAATccaaaaggaggaagagaagagGAGGCATGAGCCTGTGTTTGACAGGGATGTCCATGCAGCTCAGGAGGAATCTGTTCTAAGAGAGAAGGAAGCACGGCAGGGGTCGCAGCAGACTCAAGAGAGGGAGATGCAGAAAGCACAAGATAAGCTGCTGAGGGCCGAGGAGTTGGTCAAGGCTCTTAGGGAGGATTTGAGGAGGGAAGAGTGGAGGAGAAAGGAGGTGCAGGAAGAACTGAAAGGAGCACAGCATATGGTGGAGGTGATGGAGCTCAACTTAAAAGCCCTGGAGAACCAG GAGAGCCATGAAGAGGGGGAGCGTCTGAGGAGCGCCTtagaggaggagaggaagacCAGTCGTGATCGAGGAGTTACAGTTGAGCTACTGGAGGCCAAGCTGAGAGATCTGGAGGAGGATTTGAGGCAGGCGCTGCGGGACCGGAAGAGAGAGGCCGGAGAACGATGGAAAACAGAGGAGCAGTGGAAgacggaggaggagaagagggaTGAAGAGAAGCAAAGGAAGATGGAGGTGGAgaagagggaggaggagaagcaaaggaagatggaggaggagaagaggggTGAGGAGAAGCAAAGGAAGATGGAGGTGGAGAAGAGGGATGAGGAGAAGCAAAGGAAGATGGAGGTGGAGAAGAGGGGTGAGGAGAAGCAAAggaagatggaggaggagaagcaAAGGAAGATGGAGGAGGAAAAGAGGGATGAGGAGAAGCAAAggaagatggaggaggagaagagggaTGAAGAGAAGCAAAggaagatggaggaggagaagagggaTGAGGAGAAGCAAAGGAAGATGGAGGAGGAAAAGAGGGATGAGGAGAAGCAAAggaagatggaggaggagaagagggaTGAGGAGAAGCAAAggaagatggaggaggagaagaggggTGAGGAGAAGCAAAggaagatggaggaggagaagcaaaggaagatggaggagaagaagagggaTGAGGAGAAGCAAAggaagatggaggaggagaagagggaTGAGGAGAAGCAAAggaagatggaggaggagaagagggaTGAGGAGAAGCAAAggaagatggaggaggagaagagggaTGAGGAGAAGCAAAGGAAGATCTTGCAACTGGATGTCCAAACGCTCTGGGATGAGGTGCAGTCTGAAACGTGGGATGAGAatgaccagttgagaaccagcATGAGCATTGAGGAGGACATGAGGAGGCGACACATGCAAACTGATGCTGAG GTGCCCGTCATCACTCGGAGGACAGATGAGAGCAGGAGGGAAAAGGAGGATACACATGAAGCATCAGCAGATAGACTGTTGTTGCAGAGCTGCGTGGCCTACCTGGAGCTGAAACTGGACCGGGCCCAGAAGAAAAGCCATCATCTGAGAGATCAGAAGAGGAAACTgaagacagagagagacacactgagacag GTGAGTCAACTTCACGTGGCACTGGCAGTAGACAGCCAGCAGAGGGCGATGTTGCAGTCTTGCGGGAAGAAGCGGCGCTCTCAGGAACTCCGTCAGGACCTGAGTGACTCGCTGGTGGCGGTCACTCTCTGTCCAATAGCGTCTGTTCTGCAGTCAGAGACGCAGCGTTTGGACGGCAGTCTGAGGAAGGAGGAGCTTCGCATGTCACTTGGCCAATCGTGA
- the LOC129187910 gene encoding trichohyalin-like isoform X2 yields the protein MDSELLIGWQQERVELHQEVRLLQEELAESRAEREELASRNRALSERLELSMATSLAPQHEEEEHRTWRRQAREAREREARQALLVHRLQNKVLEYRDRCQSLDLQLKAQTTKQQSGNEDKCESLESALITLEEEQQRSTFLTETNSFLRLRLSRSEQANEVLREDVRKLTCNLTRALEEAERRACDWQRERECASGHMAQQQALLLRVWRSVMALRQHCRTVRTAADRDLLELKAELSRLSLSVLSSCDSTSLSLIKLSPLPPPPADLLTSSPSLTSEQLHPPPLAPHPLTSSTSTLGTFTVGELEVEPEDRMLEQRGREASLEVVARAVVKLSRVLNSSALPHSVPGQDTSTLLSILSDAESALQWRHQEAQRAELAVRRLSEDNTLLQLRLKQLEEDNQHLHKSAQSTPMARELSRKQEADPHKSHVALRLEVEQQREAAELQKRQEVLLQGEVELRSKEEKVQRKEAELQKRQEVLLQGEVERHSKEEKVQRKEAELQKREEILCRGEVELGDKEEAFQRREADLRKREEGLCQGQEELGSKEEVVRRKEAELQKKDEVLFQGQVELGCKEEEVRRKEAELHKREGILCQGEVELGCKEEMVCRKEAELQKREEVLFQGQVELGCKEEEVESKEAVLQKREEVLCRQEVELRSQKQQVESKEAELQKNKKELHQGELELGSKEKEVQRKGVELQKMEDKLHKEEEEVKSKEMALQRMREVLNKGQGELRSREKNMECREEELHEREVTLQRKEEEVHKGEVDVRQRLDAELLEKEAIIKDLKGMAESHQRARMRAEEEAADVRDALMKRSSQHASVLEELKQAQEQLQLAAKDMDRMECLHEEQQRESRRLQEMQDVLQRQEEHQEEQAQQLKSRLVSLLEQLQRANEERTHLSAHVHTLQQAKEALSGEVQCLREELHQRETAARRIEELEKRQRKGKELDVAPKEKDGERKQLEEQPQILHSGVEIEELEEEVTRWRAQAELSAKEAAQLSCMLEEREMEIRHLRTTLKEKQQDRMREMERKSDQERRRLEERCEEIQKEEEKRRHEPVFDRDVHAAQEESVLREKEARQGSQQTQEREMQKAQDKLLRAEELVKALREDLRREEWRRKEVQEELKGAQHMVEVMELNLKALENQESHEEGERLRSALEEERKTSRDRGVTVELLEAKLRDLEEDLRQALRDRKREAGERWKTEEQWKTEEEKRDEEKQRKMEVEKREEEKQRKMEEEKRGEEKQRKMEVEKRDEEKQRKMEVEKRGEEKQRKMEEEKQRKMEEEKRDEEKQRKMEEEKRDEEKQRKMEEEKRDEEKQRKMEEEKRDEEKQRKMEEEKRDEEKQRKMEEEKRGEEKQRKMEEEKQRKMEEKKRDEEKQRKMEEEKRDEEKQRKMEEEKRDEEKQRKMEEEKRDEEKQRKILQLDVQTLWDEVQSETWDENDQLRTSMSIEEDMRRRHMQTDAEVPVITRRTDESRREKEDTHEASADRLLLQSCVAYLELKLDRAQKKSHHLRDQKRKLKTERDTLRQVSQLHVALAVDSQQRAMLQSCGKKRRSQELRQDLSDSLVAVTLCPIASVLQSETQRLDGSLRKEELRMSLGQS from the exons ATGGACTCAGAGCTGCTGATTGGTTGGCAACAGGAGAGGGTGGAGCTACATCAGGAAGTGCGGCTGCTGCAGGAGGAGCTTGCAGAGAGTCGAGCAGAAAGGGAGGAGCTAGCGTCCAGGAACAGGGCCCTCAGTGAGCGG CTGGAGCTATCAATGGCCACCTCGCTCGCCCCCCAGCATGAGGAGGAGGAACACAGGACATGGAGGAGGCAGGCTCGGGAGGCCAGGGAGAGGGAGGCTCGTCAGGCTCTGCTCGTCCACCGGCTGCAGAACAAG GTGCTGGAGTACAGAGATCGGTGTCAAAGCTTGGACCTTCAACTCAAAGCACAGACCACCAAGCAG caAAGTGGCAATGAGGACAAGTGTGAGTCTTTGGAAAGTGCCCTCATCACGCTTGAAGAGGAACAACAAAG GTCTACCTTCTTGACCGAGACCAATTCCTTTCTGCGGCTGCGCCTCAGCCGATCGGAGCAGGCCAACGAGGTCCTGAGAGAGGACGTGCGCAAGCTGACGTGCAATTTGACGAGAGCTCTGGAGGAGGCCGAGCGCCGAGCCTGTGATTGGCAGCGCGAGAGAGAG TGCGCGTCAGGTCACATGGCTCAGCAGCAGGCTCTGCTCTTGCGTGTGTGGAGGTCCGTGATGGCTCTCAGACAACACTGTCGCACTGTCAGAACTGCTGCCGACAG GGATCTGTTGGAGCTGAAGGCGGAGCTCTCCCGTCTTTCCTTGTCTGTCCTATCCAGCTGTGACTCCACCTCCTTGAGCCTCATCAAACTGTCCCCCCTGCCTCCTCCGCCCGCAGACCTCCTGACCTCAAGCCCTTCTCTCACGTCTGAGCAGCTCCACCCACCTCCCCTGGCTCCCCACCCTctcacctcctccacctccaccctTGGTACCTTCACTGTTGGAGAGCTGGAGGTGGAGCCAGAGGACAG gatgTTGGAGCAGAGGGGGCGAGAGGCAAGCCTGGAGGTAGTGGCTCGAGCCGTCGTCAAGCTG TCTCGCGTGCTGAACAGCAGCGCCCTCCCACACTCCGTCCCCGGTCAGGACACATCCACCCTGCTGTCCATCCTGTCCGACGCTGAGAGCGCCCTGCAGTGGAGACACCAGGAAGCGCAG AGGGCGGAGCTTGCTGTGCGGCGGCTCAGTGAGGACAACACTTTGCTGCAGCTGCGACTGAAACAGCTGGAGGAAGACAACCAGCATCTTCACAAAAGTGCACAGAGCACTCCCATGGCGCGTGAACTGAGCAG AAAGCAGGAGGCAGACCCTCACAAGAGTCACGTGGCGCTGAGACTTGAAGTGGAGCAACAGAGAGAGGCGGCGGAGCTACAGAAGAGACAGGAGGTCCTCCTTCAAGGAGAGGTGGAGCTCCGCAGCAAGGAGGAAAAGGTTCAGAGAAAAGAGGCGGAGCTACAGAAGAGACAGGAGGTCCTCCTTCAAGGAGAAGTGGAGCGccacagcaaggaggaaaaGGTTCAGAGAAAAGAGGCGGAGCTACAGAAGAGGGAGGAAATCCTCTGTCGAGGAGAGGTGGAGCTTGGCGACAAGGAGGAAGCGTTTCAGAGAAGAGAGGCGGACCTACGAAAGAGGGAGGAAGGTCTCTGTCAAGGACAGGAGGAGCTtggcagcaaggaggaagtggtcCGCAGGAAGGAGGCGGAGCTGCAGAAGAAAGACGAGGTCCTCTTTCAAGGACAGGTGGAGCTTGGCTGCAAGGAGGAAGAGGTTCGCAGGAAGGAGGCGGAACTACATAAGAGGGAGGGAATCCTCTGTCAAGGAGAGGTGGAGCTTGGCTGCAAGGAGGAAATGGTCTGCAGAAAGGAGGCGGAGTTACAAAAGAGGGAGGAGGTCCTCTTTCAAGGACAGGTGGAGCTTGGCTGCAAGGAGGAAGAGGTCGAGAGCAAGGAGGCGGTGCTACAGAAGAGGGAGGAGGTCCTCTGCCGTCAAGAGGTGGAGCTTCGTAGCCAGAAGCAACAGGTGGAGAGCAAGGAGGCGGAGCTCCAGAAGAACAAGAAAGAGCTCCATCAAGGAGAGTTGGAGCTTGGCAGCAAGGAGAAAGAAGTCCAGAGAAAGGGGGTGGAGCTACAGAAGATGGAGGACAAGCTGCataaagaagaggaggaggtgaaAAGCAAGGAGATGGCGCTACAAAGGATGAGGGAGGTGCTGAATAAAGGACAGGGGGAGCTTAGGAGCAGGGAAAAGAATATGGAATGCAGGGAGGAGGAGCTTCATGAAAGAGAAGTGACGCTGCAGCGCAAGGAGGAGGAAGTACATAAAGGAGAGGTGGATGTACGCCAGAG GCTTGATGCCGAGCTGCTGGAGAAAGAAGCCATCATCAAAGATCTGAAG GGGATGGCAGAGAGCCATCAGCGGGCCAGGATGAGggcagaagaagaagcggcaGATGTCAGAGACGCCCTGATGAAG CGCTCCTCTCAGCACGCCTCTGTTTTGGAGGAGCTGAAGCAAGCGCAGGAGCAGCTACAGCTGGCAGCAAAGGATATGGACAGGATGGAGTGTCTGCACGAGGAGCAGCAGAGAGAGAGCAGGAGGCTGCAGGAGATGCAAGATGTTCTGCAAAGGCAGGAGGAGCATCAGGAAGAGCAGGCGCAGCAGCTGAA GTCCCGCTTGGTGTCTCTGCTGGAGCAGCTGCAACGAGCCAACGAGGAGCGAACTCACCTGagcgcacacgtgcacacactgcagcaggcCAAAGAAGCGCTCAGCG GTGAAGTGCAGTGTCTGAGGGAGGAGCTGCACCAGAGGGAGACAGCAGCTAGGAGGATAGAGGAGCTGGAGAAGAGGCAAAGAAAGGGGAAGGAGTTGGATGTGGCGCCGAAAGAAAAAGATGGAGAAAGGAAGCAACTGGAGGAGCAGCCACAGATTCTCCACTCTGGCGTTGAGATTGAGGAATTGGAGGAAGAAGTGACCCGTTGGAGGGCACAGGCTGAACTCAGTGCCAAGGAGGCTGCTCAGCTCTCCTGCATGCTGGAGGAGCGAGAGATGGAGATCCGGCACCTGAGAACCACACTGAAAGAAAAGCAGCAGGACAGAATGAGGGAGATGGAGAGGAAAAGTGACCAAGAGAGGAGACGCCTGGAAGAGCGATGTGAAGAAATccaaaaggaggaagagaagagGAGGCATGAGCCTGTGTTTGACAGGGATGTCCATGCAGCTCAGGAGGAATCTGTTCTAAGAGAGAAGGAAGCACGGCAGGGGTCGCAGCAGACTCAAGAGAGGGAGATGCAGAAAGCACAAGATAAGCTGCTGAGGGCCGAGGAGTTGGTCAAGGCTCTTAGGGAGGATTTGAGGAGGGAAGAGTGGAGGAGAAAGGAGGTGCAGGAAGAACTGAAAGGAGCACAGCATATGGTGGAGGTGATGGAGCTCAACTTAAAAGCCCTGGAGAACCAG GAGAGCCATGAAGAGGGGGAGCGTCTGAGGAGCGCCTtagaggaggagaggaagacCAGTCGTGATCGAGGAGTTACAGTTGAGCTACTGGAGGCCAAGCTGAGAGATCTGGAGGAGGATTTGAGGCAGGCGCTGCGGGACCGGAAGAGAGAGGCCGGAGAACGATGGAAAACAGAGGAGCAGTGGAAgacggaggaggagaagagggaTGAAGAGAAGCAAAGGAAGATGGAGGTGGAgaagagggaggaggagaagcaaaggaagatggaggaggagaagaggggTGAGGAGAAGCAAAGGAAGATGGAGGTGGAGAAGAGGGATGAGGAGAAGCAAAGGAAGATGGAGGTGGAGAAGAGGGGTGAGGAGAAGCAAAggaagatggaggaggagaagcaAAGGAAGATGGAGGAGGAAAAGAGGGATGAGGAGAAGCAAAggaagatggaggaggagaagagggaTGAAGAGAAGCAAAggaagatggaggaggagaagagggaTGAGGAGAAGCAAAGGAAGATGGAGGAGGAAAAGAGGGATGAGGAGAAGCAAAggaagatggaggaggagaagagggaTGAGGAGAAGCAAAggaagatggaggaggagaagaggggTGAGGAGAAGCAAAggaagatggaggaggagaagcaaaggaagatggaggagaagaagagggaTGAGGAGAAGCAAAggaagatggaggaggagaagagggaTGAGGAGAAGCAAAggaagatggaggaggagaagagggaTGAGGAGAAGCAAAggaagatggaggaggagaagagggaTGAGGAGAAGCAAAGGAAGATCTTGCAACTGGATGTCCAAACGCTCTGGGATGAGGTGCAGTCTGAAACGTGGGATGAGAatgaccagttgagaaccagcATGAGCATTGAGGAGGACATGAGGAGGCGACACATGCAAACTGATGCTGAG GTGCCCGTCATCACTCGGAGGACAGATGAGAGCAGGAGGGAAAAGGAGGATACACATGAAGCATCAGCAGATAGACTGTTGTTGCAGAGCTGCGTGGCCTACCTGGAGCTGAAACTGGACCGGGCCCAGAAGAAAAGCCATCATCTGAGAGATCAGAAGAGGAAACTgaagacagagagagacacactgagacag GTGAGTCAACTTCACGTGGCACTGGCAGTAGACAGCCAGCAGAGGGCGATGTTGCAGTCTTGCGGGAAGAAGCGGCGCTCTCAGGAACTCCGTCAGGACCTGAGTGACTCGCTGGTGGCGGTCACTCTCTGTCCAATAGCGTCTGTTCTGCAGTCAGAGACGCAGCGTTTGGACGGCAGTCTGAGGAAGGAGGAGCTTCGCATGTCACTTGGCCAATCGTGA